The sequence below is a genomic window from Lolium perenne isolate Kyuss_39 chromosome 7, Kyuss_2.0, whole genome shotgun sequence.
CCTCTCTCGGCTTACCCCAATGCCTGATGCTCACCTGAATGTTCGGTTTTGTCTGTTGGCATCTTCTAGTCGTTTCTCTTGGTTGGTTTCTTCCAGGGCTGCATAGTTCTTTCTATTTCTTCGTAATTAGTTTGGCTTGTTTCTTGGACGGATTGAAGGACTCATTCTGTTGTTTCTTTGTTTCCAggcatgatgggacaggagaagaGGAAGACCTCCTCTGCGGAGGAGGAGACCGAGAACCTGCTCAAATCGCTGCACCTGGACGCTGCTGCTGCGTCCGAGATGCTGTGGGAGTTTAGCCATCCTCCATTGACAGAGGAAGTGGAGTCGACAACCGGCGACAGTACCTACGACATCGGATCGTGCGAGCACTTATTCATCGACAGCGAGGAGCTGGATGAGATCGCGCGTGGTCTCAAGGCCGCCCACAAGCCCCCTACCTGTGTCCATGACCCGTGCAGTGGAGCTGCTGGGATTATGGCGTGCACGGAGTGTCCCTCTACTTTCTGCACTGGGGAGAAGGGCGACAGGGAAAATCCGCAGGGACACGCCGCCTGGCATGCCTCCAATGACCAGCATTGGGTTGCTCTGTGGTGCGATGAGCCGTCTAAGGGCTACTGCTTCGAGTGTGGACTCACCCTGGTGCTCGGTCAGAACAAGGTGAACGAAGATGATTATGCACTGGTGCCCAGAAATAAAAAGGATGAGCGGGGAACGGTATCCAGCTATGTCGAGGCGCTGCCGGAGTTGAGCCATCCGCCATCGCCAGAGGATGGGGAGTCCACAACTGGCGACAGTACCTACGACATCGGATCGTGCCAGCACTTATTCAGCGACAGCGAGCAGCTGGATAAGATGGCACGTCATTTCAAGGCCGCCCACAAGCCCCCTACCTGCGAGCATGACCCGTGCAGTGGAGCTGCTGGGATGATGGCGTGCACGGAGTGTCCCTATACTTTCTGCACTGGGGAGAAGGGCGACAGGGAAAATCCGCAGGGACATGCCCGCTGGCATGCCTCCACGTTCCAGCATTGGGGTTGCTCTGTGGTGCGATGAGCCGTCTAAGGGGTACTGCTTCCAGTGTGGACTCGCCCTGATGCTCGGTCAGAACAACGTGAACCAAGATGATCATGTGCCCAGAAATAAAAAGGATGAGTGGGGAACGGTAGGCAGCTATACAGAGGATGATTGGAAAAGGTTGCTCAGAAGTGTAAAGATTGATTGGGAAAAGGTGCGCAATGATGCGATCGATCGGGGATTGGTGGGGGATTGGTGGGGAATGGTGGACAGTAATGCAATGGATCTTTTTTGAATATGTTTCAGATGTGTGTGCCACAAACGCTTTATTCACCGTGGCAGTGTATCACTGAACAAAACATTGTTATGTTTTAAAATTACCATCTCATGTTATGGTACTGTGTAACATTTTTGGTCTGTTGGTGCTTAGGTACCTTGAAATGCCTAAACTGACGCTTTTTTATTTGCTTAAAGTTGAAATTGTTAAGTATAATTCTGGTTTATAATTTTAATTGTTAAGAGATATTAATCTTTCAATGGCCTGTTGTAAATTAATATGAGCCTTCATTTATTGCAATTTCGGCTAGTACGTAGTCAGTCACTTCAGATGCGGTATATATTTTTATGTGATAAGAGTTTTTCAGTTTATCATTTTCAAGAAAGACATGCCATTGTTTATACTCCGGCTAATCTTCAGTTTCTTGCTAGCTTGAATCCATGCATCTGGTTTGACCATTTAATTTCCTCCAATCTTCAGTTCTGAGGACAAAGATAACTCTAGCTATCGTCTAGTTGGTGTCATGGAGTACCTTGCCTCCACTTGAACAGAAAACATTACGTTGTTTATGTGAGGGCAAGTCACAAACAGCAGGGCAGTGACCCTTCCTCGTGGGGTATGCAAGCGATTTCATTATCCGAAGAGTCTCACTAGAAGTTCTCAGGTGCGATGCATGCATTCTTTTCTACGAGAGGATAGGTGGCATTTGTACccaccagctaaccagatgatggGCAATAAGAAAGGATGCTGAGGTTTGAGATTAGCAAGCATGGCCAAGTGTACATACTTAATTTTGTTGCTTCGGCCGGCGGCAGGATTTTGCATTTGTTGCAGCCTGTAGAAATTCTCCCGTAAGTCTAGGATTATTGAGCCTGTAGTGGGTAGTCTGCTGGAGATGATTCAGCCTGTGGTGGGTTTTTTGTGTGTGTCTATGAGAAATTCCCCGATTTTCGAGCGCGCGCGaaattcaattttttttaaaattaatgATAATAGAATTAGtagtagtaataataataataataatgtatTTAAGATCTCAATCATCTTAACATATGTAAGCAGCCTAAAGGTTTATAGTGGTGATAATTCTTCGCATGCGACCAACAAGGAGCAAATTTAGCAAAAGTGAAGGCCAAAAAGTCCAAACCTTCTCAAGATGAAGATAAGAATGAAAGGCCACGTTTATAAGAGGCCAAAGAAACGTGGAGGCTGCACAATTGTCTCCTCCAACATGCTCACATGAAGCTATAAAGAGGGGCTACAAAAGCTATAAGCCTAGAAAGACCTACAATAAAGAGGCATGATTTGCAAGAAGAAACGAGAAGCAATAATACAAGAGAAGGCACCAGAATGCTGCTCTCTCGTCTATAAAACGGGACTCCAAGCAGCGAAGGACACCAAGCAATCAGCAACCAGAGCACACCAGCATTCGCAAAGAGCAGAGAGTTAGGCACCCTTCCTGTAATAAAGAGCTGCAATATTCAAGGCGTTGTAATATTGCAAAGGTAGGAAGGCGATTTCCCTTCTTGTTTAAACCCGTCGGGGGTTCCCGAAAGGGAAACACATATGTAAATTATATTGTGGAAATGAAGTAGTTATGTGTTCTCCCTTGATCTTTTTATCATGTTTATATGGGATGGGTTTTTATGCTAGGGATCCTATAGGGATGTTTTCATTCAAATTTATATGGGTTGATTTTTTATCGTCTTCCCAGGGAGTTTCACCCGAAGGGAACACTTCTCTAAGGCTTCGGTTCTCGTTCTAACGCCACACACAAAGCTTAACAGAGAACTACACATAGATGTTTCTTCTGTAGGATCCCTAGCATAAAAACCCATCCCATATAAACATGATAAAAAGGTCAAGGGAAAACACATAACTACTTCATTTCCCCAATATAATTTATATACGGGTTTCCCTTTCGGGAACCCCCGACGGGTTTACACAAGAAGAGAAATCACCTTACTACCTTTGCAATATTACAACGCCTTGAATATTGCAGCTCTTTATTACAGGAAGGGTTGTTGTACTACTACAACTACTGCAGGGATCGTTGCTAGCCTAACTCTCTGCTCTTTGTGAATGCGCGTGTGCTCTGGTTGCTGATTGCTTGGTGTCCTTCTTCGCTGCTTGGAGTCCCGTTTTATAGACGAGAGAGCATTATTCTGATGCCTTCTCTTCTATTATTGCTTTTCCTTTCTTCTTGCAAATCATACCTCTATATTGTAGGTTTTTCTAGGCTTTATAGCCTTTGTAGCCCCTCTTTATAGCTTCATGTGAGCATGTTGGAGGAGACAATTGTGCAGCCTCCACGTTTCTTTGGCCTCTTATAAACGTGGCCTTTCATTATTATCTTCATCTTGAGAATCTTCTTCCTTGCCATGATTATGTCTTGGACTTTTTGGCCTTCACTTTTGCTAAATTTGCTCCTTGCTGATCGCATGCGAAGAATTATCACCACTATAAACCTTTGGGCTGCTTACATATGTTAAGATGATGGAGATCTTAAatacattattattattatcatcattaattttcatttttttgaatttcgaAAATTTATCAAATATTGGGGTATAGGTCCTCCACGCCCGAATAATTGATAGCAACATCAATTTAAATTTTGATTGGATGGATTTGGGCTGGTCCTCCGCGCCCGAATTATTGATAGACATATCAATATTATTGAATTATTC
It includes:
- the LOC127316641 gene encoding uncharacterized protein isoform X1, whose protein sequence is MFGFVCWHLLVVSLGMMGQEKRKTSSAEEETENLLKSLHLDAAAASEMLWEFSHPPLTEEVESTTGDSTYDIGSCEHLFIDSEELDEIARGLKAAHKPPTCVHDPCSGAAGIMACTECPSTFCTGEKGDRENPQGHAAWHASNDQHWVALWCDEPSKGYCFECGLTLVLGQNKVNEDDYALVPRNKKDERGTVSSYVEALPELSHPPSPEDGESTTGDSTYDIGSCQHLFSDSEQLDKMARHFKAAHKPPTCEHDPCSGAAGMMACTECPYTFCTGEKGDRENPQGHARWHASTFQHWGCSVVR
- the LOC127316641 gene encoding uncharacterized protein isoform X2; the protein is MMGQEKRKTSSAEEETENLLKSLHLDAAAASEMLWEFSHPPLTEEVESTTGDSTYDIGSCEHLFIDSEELDEIARGLKAAHKPPTCVHDPCSGAAGIMACTECPSTFCTGEKGDRENPQGHAAWHASNDQHWVALWCDEPSKGYCFECGLTLVLGQNKVNEDDYALVPRNKKDERGTVSSYVEALPELSHPPSPEDGESTTGDSTYDIGSCQHLFSDSEQLDKMARHFKAAHKPPTCEHDPCSGAAGMMACTECPYTFCTGEKGDRENPQGHARWHASTFQHWGCSVVR